The window CTTTCCCTCCTCCTCACATAATCCTAAATAAGGGAGAAGGCTGGGTATACTAGTGGTATACCATAAGCTAGCACCCtgtgtgtgtgtctctctctctctctctctctctctctctttcaaccCTTTGAAAAATCCCTCTCTCATGAAACAATTCTATCTTAcccaaggattttaaacttgaAAATAGGGGTCACTCTCGGTACTTTaccaatttcaatccggtttGGATTGAATAAAATCAACTGTTCCAAAATGTCCAAAATTTGGATCTGTATTTGAATCCAAAAATTGACTAATATGATCtatctaattctgatttttcaaacaattaacccacctcattggtgcactctCCTATGCAGCTTGCTTAGAGAAACTTCCTCCGAGAGGTGCAGTGATGTAAGGGAAGATGCGGGATAATTCTATTGTAAATTGGCTCTCTTTTTGCAATATAAAGCTTGTTGAGAAGATGGAGAGAGCGAGGGGGAGGGCAATGGCCGTCGTTCTTGCATAGAAGAGGTGAGAATGATAGTGTTTTGCGATTTTAGGGTTAGTTTCACCAAATGTTATGTTTTTCAGCCAATTTTCAGTATTGCCCCCTCGTTAACTTAAGTCAGAGCTTGTTTCTCCGCAATTTGCAAGAAGTGTTTTTACGATGTGAGAAACATACTTTTGGTGTTTCTCATAATGGGCTCAAAGGTGTGCCAATTGCCAAATGCTCAATCcgtttaaaagaaaaaacaaaaaaacgaaCCAGACTTACCATACAGTTGTTAGTGTGCTTATATTCCAAAAAAGCGGAAAAACACTACAAACGTTACCATACAGAGCCTAAGCCACCATGGGAGGATACGCTCAAGATTTTAGTTAACAGTATCGATGCAGGTATTATTCACTGCCGATACCAATACTAATATAGATCGGTCATTTCAGTCCATATCGGATTGATTCTAGTACATGAAACCACTTTTGATTAAAAAACACTATTTTTTAATCATATCAATCGAAACGATATGTATACCTAAATCCATGTGTATGTTAGcaatctctctccctatctctctctccttgtcatCATATAAAATGATCTTATTGCCCTCCTATATATGAAACTGTTCCACTTGACGTGCTCCTCTCTgccgcttgctcaaagaaccctcttcATTATATTTGTCATTAAATTTATATATAAGGAATTTAATGGGAAATTTTCTAGCTATTTTGGGTTATCGGTTTCTTATCAAGGTTATTATCGATCCGGTCTCGGTTTTTTTATCAAGTTCGGTCTGTTTTCCGTTTCTGTCAATGCATTAAGTTGGATCCAATTTGTTTTCGGTTGCTATTTGTTACTAGCTTCATgaaaccccaaaccaaaccaataggGTTTGATTCGATCCAATCTGGCTTGACTGTCAGGATTTGGTCGGTCAGACCGGTTCGGGCTGAACTTTGCCACCCTTTTATGTGACGATGCTTTTAGATTTCAGCAGTAAGAGAAGAGAACCAGAGAGCTTATGTTGAGATTGGGGGTATAAATGCCATTTCATTGTTCTGATTCTGATATGACCGACACGTAAACTCCTCAGCCGGTACAGTGCCGGTGGTTTCGTGGTTGTTCTTGCAACATTACTTGCTTATAAGTTATAAGCCACAAAGCTCGAAGAAAGAGAGGCGAAACtcaaaatagagagagagaagcagatTCATTTCATCCATTCGTCTTCCTTGGGATCCAATCTCTCAATTCCTTTGATATCTTCAACATTTCTCTCTGCTTGCCGTCTTCTCTGTGTTCTTCGGTAGGTTCTTCTTTCTCctggttttttttcttgttcccctcttttttttttcctcactCCATTTCTCATTTAAGCAGAGCTTCGGTTTTTAGCTTCTCTGCATCTGGATtgtttataaattttataattagatttttattaaattaaattttctcTGTACCTGAATCTTCTAGTACTCctttcgaattttttttttcttgggtggAATTTCGAAAGTTGGTGGTGTTTGGTTCTGTGGAGCTTTCTGGATTAAAGGGTTTGAGGTATTTTGCGCTTCTTGGCTGGAAATGGAATTTTAATGATGGAAGTTTACCCTTAGATaataaatgttttatttttctgattttataTACTAATTTAATCCCCTCATACAAGTAACAGACTTTTCTTGCCaaaaaatttggtttttttcctCGTATATTTGTTTATGGGAACACATTGATGCGTGAATTGAGGAGATAATTGAGGAGATTGCGGGAGTGATTCGGAAACCCCAATTGCTAGGACTGGCTTCTCGGGGAACGAAGCTTTGTAACGGTCAAATTGATTGCTGGTTCAATTCAACGAGGTACTGAAATTGTATTTCTTTACCTGAAAGAGGGAAACTTTTCGTGAAGCTCGAGTTTGGGGGTTCCAATTTGGCATAAAATGGTGGATTCAATTGCGACGACCTCCCTTCTTGGCCACCGGCCTGTGTCTCAAGGCTCTCCTTTCAAGGATGGTTCCCACAGGCGAAGAATGTTTGACTTATGTCAGCTCCCTTGTGTAGATTTTTTGGGTCGACGAATTACTTACCCTTCTTCAACAACCTCAGGAGGTGATAGAATGGTGTCTCCGATTAAGGCCCTTGCAATGGAACTAACAAAAGAGGCTTATTCGCATTCCCCAAGGGAAGAGAGGATGTCCGGAGATTTGAATTACTGGACTGATACCAGCACACAACAGAAACCAGGCTTGTGGCCACCCCCAAATAAGGCAGATAATTCGTCAATACACAACCCGTTGCTACGACAGGAAAGAATGGGTTGTGGGTGGTTGGGTGCAATCTTTGAATGGGAAGGGGTGCTTATTGAAGATAATCCTGATCTTGATAAGCAGGCATGGTTGGTTCTGTccgaagaagaaggaaaatcccCACCCCCAGCTTTCATACTTAAAAGAATAGAAGGAATGAAAAACGAGCAAGCAATCTCTGAAGTTCTCTGCTGGACGAGAGACCCAGGGCAGCTGAGAAGAATGGCTTTAAGAAAGGAAGAGATATATCAAGGTTTGCAAGGTGGGATTTATAGATTCCGGACAGGGTCACAAGAATTTGTTAATGCTTTGATGAATTACAAGATTCCAATGGCCTTGGTTTCAACCCGTCCAAGGAAAACTCTTGAGATTGCAATTGGAGCAATTGGAATTGAAGGTTTTTTCAGTGTGATTGTTGCAGCAGAGGATGTTCACAGGGGGAAGCCCGACCCTGAGATGTTTGTTTATGCTGCTCAGCTTCTCAACTTCATACCAGAGCGGTGCATCATATTTGGCAACTCCAATTCGACTTTGGAGGCTGCCCATGATGCTCACATGAAGTGTGTGGCAGTTGCAAGCAAGCACCCAGTGTATGAACTTGGAGCTGCAGACTTGGTGGTGAGGTGTCTCGATGAGCTCTCTATAGTTGACCTGAAGAACCTGGCTGATATTGAATTGACAGAATTTGGGTATGGAGAACCAGAGGTGGAGATGGAGGTGGAAAAAGATGATGACCCATATCCACCTACATCTGTGGCAACTGATGATTTCTGGtaaggatgaagaagaaaatgtaCAGATAGTTCTTTGTTCTACATCTGatttatttgtctttttttctgttttttatagTGATCATGAGTAGGAGATTAGTCTCCCTTTGCTATGTATATTGGTTGTACTgtgtataaaaaaaaactgggGAGGAAAAAATGGGGGGCGGGGCAAAGCAGTGGGTGGTCTACCCATTTATCATGTATCTACCATATATGCTATATCTGTTTCAAACTCAAAACCGTGATTGGCACATAATGCTCTTTCCATACTTAACATAATCTTTTTTTGGGTGGCTAATTGTAATAGGAAAATATAAGCTCTCACTTATTTGTAGGATTATTTGTCTGAGCGTTTAGTTGTATTCAGGGCTTTGTGTGAAATTGTATTGCATCTACTTTTCAGTTGTATTCAGGGCTTTGTGCGAAATTATATTGTATCTACTTTAATTCCTCACTTATTTGTAGGATTATTTGGCTGAGGGTTTAGTGGTATTCAAGGCTTTGAATTTATATTGTATCTACTTTAAGTCATTAACAATAAAATTGTTGCAAcagtatttttcttttggttgggATGGGGTGGGCGGAGATATCGTTATTTCAAGTTACAGATAAGAATGAAAAAACATTTTCTACAGGTACCACCAAGGTACCAACCCCTATATTCCCTAGGGGCAAAGAAAATATGAAGTCACCCATTCATATTAAATGTTTTGAATCCACTTCTGCAGCTAAGATTGTTGTCCATCTCAACTAAGTTTGGTAATTGCTTCTTTGCTGAGCTTTGTCTGTACATTCTTTACAGCCTTTTTTCAGTGTTTGACTTGGAACTGGAACCATCATCAACGATGTGAATCTCTATATATTTTATTGCAATCTTGCCCTGTTGAACAATTTTACAAGTGATCTTCTGATGGAATCACTTTCAATACTTCAACCTTCACTGTATATTTTTGTCTGGAATGTTGTTTTTTCAGGTTTCCTTGTCTAATTTCAGCACATATTGTAGAGGTTTATGCAGGAATTATGTAACCACCTTGACTGAATTGAGGAATGAACCTGTCCTTTAAACTTAGATATGGCTGTGTATATTCTTCAGCTTTGACCCTTATTTTAGCTTATAACCTTAAGTTGGTGATAGTCGTAAAATTGGATACAGATGTTGTACATCTGCCTCATAGCCATTAGTAGAAACGTAGAAAACATTTGCAGTTCGCAAATTCATTTTTATCTAGATCTGCTCGTGATCTGCTCGTGATCCTGATCAACTTCCCTTCCCTAACCACCTGAGTGCTTAGTATACATAACCTTTTAACCCTTTGGCGTATGTTAATGACAAATTAGAGTAGGTGGCACTTTGGTTATCAGTTAGTTGCATGAGAACTTACTCGGGTTTGAACTATAGAGGGTCTGTATTGGTCTGTCTGTTTTCTCAAGAGAGTTTCTGATATCGCATAACTGCAAGATGAGGACTTTTCTTTTAAAAGTCATAACATGGGCTTCTGTAGAATTCAGAagatcaagtttctttacattACTTGGAGAAAGTCCATGACATGGCTGATGTGTAAGGTCTGGAGGGGCATGGCTTCAACACCACTCCTAGTGTTTGAAATGGAGATCCTTGACATttaaggcagtgtttggtatgcattcttggaatgcattctaggtagATTCCTCATTCTCGGgcgataaaaatagttgtttttatcacctgagaatgcgaaatctacctagaatgcatatcaaacacagccttaatttCTTCACTATGACCCCCCTTTTCAGCAAATATCTTAGCATTTTATCTGAATTGTGATGATAGATGCAGATTACCAACTGAAACCTCTCCTTCAAAAATGGTTACTCTCATTGTAGATTATAAAGTCTCCACTGCAGATGCTTGACGCCTTAATCTTTCATACTTACTGCAATATTATAAATGTTTGTAACTGAAGGATCTTCAAACTGGAACTCTACTGTGAGTTTGGCTACTTTGACAGTAAATTATTGGAGGATTATGTGGACAATTTAGACATAAAATTGGCAGAactgtttaatcttcaaaatggatcaattgattttcaactttggtttttcattcttcaaaaagtgggtaaaaaataataatattattggGGACAGAGATCGTTCGCTACAATGCCAGTGTAGTTTCCCACCAATGAGGGGGTCGGGGGCGTTCAATGAGGGGAGAGAGTGTGGGTTCCACATACGAGATGTAAGTGGGCGGGCATGCATAGGAATTTGCACACCAGCATCCTAGGTTTCTTTTACcgtttctattattattattttggagaAATGTTCTTCGAGTGGGATGCAGGGgttacacccagacacatgaggggTGGAAGTGACACGCATGCCCCCATAAATGGTGGAAATTCTGCCCTCAATGTGCCAATGGGTGGGCCCTCATTGACTGCCGCATGTGGCATGGCCCCTACGTCCCACGCAGAGAAGATAGTAAGCTTGCAAATGTATGATGAGTAAAGAATCCAAGTTAGTACTATACTGTATGCGGTGTCTTTGTGTCTATTATGAATTATAATGCAAGCAATTGCAAGTTAATCCCAAGTCTCTTTTGAGGGCAGCAAAATGGTATCATAAATACGAGATGCAAAGATGTGCTGGCACACCCTACTCCGGCAGttcagagaacattttccctaagTAAGGGTTCAGTTCTCTTATGCTGCATACCACAGCTAATAGTGTATACCATGATACCATATGGCGCACAGTTGTAGGACCcccaaaaacataaataaataaagagaag is drawn from Telopea speciosissima isolate NSW1024214 ecotype Mountain lineage chromosome 1, Tspe_v1, whole genome shotgun sequence and contains these coding sequences:
- the LOC122643589 gene encoding 5-amino-6-(5-phospho-D-ribitylamino)uracil phosphatase, chloroplastic-like — protein: MVDSIATTSLLGHRPVSQGSPFKDGSHRRRMFDLCQLPCVDFLGRRITYPSSTTSGGDRMVSPIKALAMELTKEAYSHSPREERMSGDLNYWTDTSTQQKPGLWPPPNKADNSSIHNPLLRQERMGCGWLGAIFEWEGVLIEDNPDLDKQAWLVLSEEEGKSPPPAFILKRIEGMKNEQAISEVLCWTRDPGQLRRMALRKEEIYQGLQGGIYRFRTGSQEFVNALMNYKIPMALVSTRPRKTLEIAIGAIGIEGFFSVIVAAEDVHRGKPDPEMFVYAAQLLNFIPERCIIFGNSNSTLEAAHDAHMKCVAVASKHPVYELGAADLVVRCLDELSIVDLKNLADIELTEFGYGEPEVEMEVEKDDDPYPPTSVATDDFW